A single region of the Streptomyces vilmorinianum genome encodes:
- a CDS encoding Lrp/AsnC family transcriptional regulator, with amino-acid sequence MDAVDFQIIHELQADGRLSNQDLADRIRLSPSPCLRRVRRLEESGLISGYTAMVDQVAFGLPITVFVRIRLERHTADAVNVFEEHVGLIDHIQDCYLMAGSSDYLLRVVIESLEAYEVLVRTRIHAIPGIASIESSFAFGSVKQSKVFPRPGVPSRPRAGGPVR; translated from the coding sequence ATGGACGCTGTGGACTTCCAGATCATCCACGAGTTGCAGGCGGACGGCCGGCTGTCCAACCAGGACCTCGCCGACCGGATCCGGCTGTCCCCCTCGCCCTGTCTGCGCCGGGTCCGCCGCCTGGAGGAGTCGGGCCTGATCAGCGGCTACACGGCCATGGTGGACCAGGTCGCCTTCGGTCTGCCGATCACCGTCTTCGTACGGATCCGCCTGGAACGCCACACCGCCGACGCGGTCAACGTCTTCGAGGAGCACGTCGGCCTCATCGATCACATCCAGGACTGCTATCTGATGGCGGGCAGCAGCGACTACCTGCTCAGGGTCGTCATCGAGAGCCTGGAGGCGTACGAAGTCCTGGTGCGCACCCGCATCCACGCCATCCCGGGCATCGCGTCGATCGAGTCCAGCTTCGCCTTCGGCAGCGTCAAGCAGTCCAAGGTCTTCCCGCGCCCGGGCGTCCCGTCCCGCCCGCGCGCCGGTGGCCCGGTCAGGTGA
- a CDS encoding O-acetyl-ADP-ribose deacetylase translates to MSTQPSLVLVRGDITEQHVDAIVNAANSSLLGGGGVDGAIHRKGGPAILEECRKLRAGHYGGGLRTGRAVATTAGRLDARWVIHTVGPVWSREEDRSEQLASCYRESLRVADELGARTVAFPAVSTGIYGWPMDDGARIAVETVRATRTNVEEVRFVLFDEAAYAAFESALT, encoded by the coding sequence ATGAGCACACAGCCGTCCCTCGTCCTGGTCCGCGGAGACATCACCGAGCAGCACGTCGACGCCATCGTCAACGCCGCGAACTCCTCCCTCCTGGGCGGAGGCGGCGTCGACGGCGCCATCCACCGCAAGGGCGGCCCCGCCATCCTGGAGGAGTGCCGCAAGCTCCGCGCGGGTCACTACGGCGGCGGCCTGCGGACCGGCCGGGCCGTCGCCACGACGGCGGGCCGCCTGGACGCGCGCTGGGTGATCCACACCGTCGGCCCGGTCTGGTCCCGCGAGGAGGACCGGTCGGAGCAGCTGGCGTCGTGCTACCGGGAGTCGCTCCGCGTGGCCGACGAGCTGGGCGCTCGTACCGTGGCCTTCCCCGCCGTCTCGACGGGCATCTACGGCTGGCCCATGGACGACGGCGCGCGCATCGCGGTCGAGACGGTGCGTGCCACGCGGACGAACGTCGAGGAGGTCAGGTTCGTCCTCTTCGACGAGGCGGCGTACGCGGCCTTCGAGTCCGCCCTCACCTGA
- a CDS encoding phytoene desaturase family protein, producing MPSMLDAVVVGAGPNGLTAAVELARRGFSVAVFEAKSTVGGGARTEELTLPGFLHDPCSAVHPLGVGSPVFKTMPLERYGLEWLHPHLPMAHPWDDGTAAVLSRSVAETAASFGPRDAGTYRRLVAPYLGKWDTLTRDFMSLPLTALPRDPVTLARFGLDGLRPSTWLMRRFQDDKARALFAGLVGHVIAPLGGFATTAVGLVFALAAHEGGWPMPRGGSQSISDALTAYLKALGGAVHTDYEVKRLDDLPPARAYVFDTSPTALARIAGFGGYYDAYRYGASVFKVDYALDGPVPWTAQAPRTAGTVQIGPTSGEIGAALRQASSGTAPRAPFLITAQPSLVDPARAPEGKHVFWAYGHVPNGWEGDLTDAIERQIERFAPGFRDLVLARATAGPPELAARNANYVGGDIACGAARGLQLLLRPKLSLFPYNTPHPAVFLCSSATPPGPGVHGMSGHNAAKAVWRRLRATRN from the coding sequence GTGCCGTCGATGCTCGATGCCGTCGTCGTGGGGGCGGGACCCAACGGACTGACCGCCGCCGTGGAACTCGCCCGACGCGGCTTCTCCGTCGCCGTGTTCGAGGCGAAGTCCACCGTGGGAGGCGGCGCCAGGACGGAGGAGCTGACCCTCCCCGGCTTCCTGCACGACCCCTGTTCCGCCGTGCACCCGCTGGGAGTCGGCTCGCCCGTCTTCAAGACGATGCCGCTGGAGCGGTACGGGCTCGAATGGCTGCACCCGCACCTGCCCATGGCCCACCCCTGGGACGACGGCACCGCCGCCGTGCTCTCCCGCTCCGTCGCCGAGACCGCCGCCTCCTTCGGGCCGCGCGACGCCGGCACGTACCGCCGGCTCGTCGCCCCGTACCTCGGCAAGTGGGACACCCTGACACGGGACTTCATGTCCCTGCCGCTCACCGCGCTGCCCCGCGACCCCGTCACGCTCGCCCGGTTCGGCCTCGACGGCCTGCGGCCCTCGACCTGGCTCATGCGCCGCTTCCAGGACGACAAGGCGCGCGCCCTGTTCGCCGGTCTCGTCGGTCATGTCATCGCCCCGCTGGGGGGGTTCGCCACCACGGCGGTCGGTCTCGTCTTCGCGCTCGCCGCGCACGAGGGCGGCTGGCCGATGCCCCGAGGCGGCTCCCAGTCGATCTCGGACGCCCTCACCGCGTACCTGAAGGCACTGGGCGGCGCCGTCCACACCGACTACGAGGTCAAGCGGCTCGACGACCTGCCGCCCGCCCGCGCGTACGTCTTCGACACCTCGCCCACCGCCCTCGCCCGGATCGCGGGGTTCGGCGGGTACTACGACGCGTACCGCTACGGCGCGAGCGTCTTCAAGGTCGACTACGCGCTCGACGGCCCGGTGCCGTGGACGGCGCAGGCGCCCCGCACGGCCGGCACCGTCCAGATCGGCCCCACCAGCGGCGAGATCGGCGCGGCGCTGCGCCAGGCGTCCTCCGGCACGGCCCCCCGCGCGCCCTTCCTCATCACCGCCCAGCCCAGCCTCGTCGACCCGGCCCGCGCGCCCGAGGGCAAGCACGTCTTCTGGGCGTACGGCCACGTCCCGAACGGCTGGGAGGGCGACCTCACCGACGCGATCGAGCGTCAGATCGAGCGGTTCGCCCCCGGCTTCCGCGACCTGGTCCTGGCCCGCGCCACCGCCGGACCGCCCGAACTCGCCGCACGCAACGCCAACTACGTGGGCGGCGACATCGCCTGCGGCGCGGCCCGCGGGCTCCAGCTGCTGCTGCGCCCCAAGCTGTCCCTGTTCCCGTACAACACCCCGCACCCCGCGGTCTTCCTCTGCTCCTCCGCGACCCCGCCGGGTCCGGGCGTGCACGGCATGTCCGGGCACAACGCGGCGAAGGCGGTCTGGCGTCGACTGCGCGCGACACGGAACTGA
- a CDS encoding inositol monophosphatase family protein translates to MIEDFLDHVLAGGTTEVEEALRKAAAAEIMPRFRQLAAHEIVEKNGPHDLVTVADRAAEAHLTASLTELLPGSVVVGEEAVHADPAVYDALQGDAPVWIVDPVDGTRQFVRGEPGFCTLVALARRGEVLASWTYAPALDEMAVAVRGRGATLNGEPIRSGSPAPGAVLEVATSHPDYTTPDQKRALLGLNADGVHPRPCGSAGLEYLDVARGLIDALAFSWEYAWDHAAGLLLVTEAGGEHTTLAGEPFRITGGNALPFTAARDRATADRIRTLLRGH, encoded by the coding sequence ATGATCGAAGACTTCCTTGACCACGTCCTCGCCGGTGGCACGACCGAGGTGGAGGAGGCGCTCCGCAAGGCGGCCGCCGCCGAGATCATGCCGCGCTTCCGGCAGCTCGCCGCCCACGAGATCGTCGAGAAGAACGGGCCCCACGACCTGGTGACGGTCGCCGACCGAGCCGCGGAGGCCCACCTGACCGCGTCCCTCACGGAGCTGCTGCCCGGCTCGGTGGTCGTCGGCGAGGAGGCCGTGCACGCCGACCCGGCCGTCTACGACGCGCTCCAGGGCGACGCCCCGGTCTGGATCGTGGACCCGGTCGACGGCACCCGCCAGTTCGTGCGCGGCGAGCCCGGCTTCTGCACCCTGGTCGCGCTCGCCCGACGCGGCGAGGTGCTCGCCTCCTGGACCTACGCGCCCGCCCTCGACGAGATGGCGGTCGCGGTGCGCGGACGCGGAGCGACCCTCAACGGGGAGCCGATACGGTCGGGTTCGCCGGCGCCGGGCGCGGTCCTGGAGGTCGCCACCTCCCACCCCGACTACACCACGCCCGACCAGAAGCGCGCCCTGCTCGGCCTGAACGCGGACGGCGTCCACCCGCGCCCCTGCGGCTCCGCCGGCCTCGAATACCTCGACGTGGCCCGGGGTCTCATCGACGCCCTCGCCTTCTCCTGGGAGTACGCCTGGGACCACGCGGCCGGACTGCTCCTGGTGACCGAGGCGGGCGGCGAACACACCACGCTTGCCGGCGAGCCGTTCCGTATCACCGGAGGCAACGCACTGCCGTTCACCGCGGCACGCGACCGGGCCACCGCCGACCGGATCCGGACACTGCTGAGGGGCCACTGA
- a CDS encoding lipoate--protein ligase family protein, which produces MHGEYKVPGGKLVVVDLETRDGVLADVRVAGDFFLEPDEAILAIDRALEGAPADTDAPGLAARIDAALPPGTEMFGLTTEGIGVAVRRALAHATDWTDYDWQLIHESPQSPALHMALDEVLTAEVSAGRRAPTLRVWEWGAPAVVIGSFQSLRNEVDPEAAERHGFEVVRRISGGGAMFIEPGNTITYSLSVPDALVQGLSFTDSYAYLDDWVLGALGDMGVKAWYQPLNDIATDAGKIAGAAQKRMVAGEGAVLHHVTMAYDIDAAKMTDVLRIGREKLSDKGTKSAKKRVDPLRRQTGLPREAVIERMIGSFRDRYGLSEGHVTEEEMALAKELAATKFGTQEWTARVP; this is translated from the coding sequence GTGCACGGCGAGTACAAGGTTCCCGGCGGCAAGCTCGTGGTCGTCGACCTGGAGACGCGCGACGGCGTCCTCGCGGACGTCCGGGTCGCGGGCGACTTCTTCCTGGAGCCGGACGAGGCGATCCTCGCCATCGACCGCGCACTGGAGGGCGCGCCCGCCGACACGGACGCGCCGGGGCTCGCGGCCCGGATCGACGCGGCGCTGCCGCCGGGCACGGAGATGTTCGGGCTGACCACGGAGGGCATCGGGGTCGCGGTCCGCCGGGCCCTCGCGCACGCCACCGACTGGACCGACTACGACTGGCAGCTGATCCACGAGTCGCCGCAGTCCCCCGCCCTGCACATGGCCCTGGACGAGGTCCTCACCGCCGAGGTCTCGGCGGGCCGCCGCGCGCCGACCCTGCGGGTGTGGGAGTGGGGCGCCCCGGCCGTGGTGATCGGCAGTTTCCAGTCGCTGCGCAACGAGGTGGACCCGGAGGCGGCCGAGCGGCACGGCTTCGAGGTGGTCCGCCGGATCAGCGGCGGCGGGGCGATGTTCATCGAGCCCGGCAACACCATCACGTACTCGCTCTCCGTCCCCGACGCCCTGGTGCAGGGGCTGTCCTTCACCGACAGCTATGCCTATCTCGACGACTGGGTGCTCGGCGCCCTCGGCGACATGGGCGTCAAGGCCTGGTACCAGCCCCTCAACGACATCGCCACGGACGCCGGGAAGATCGCGGGAGCGGCGCAGAAGCGGATGGTGGCGGGCGAGGGCGCGGTCCTGCACCACGTGACGATGGCGTACGACATCGACGCCGCCAAGATGACGGACGTGCTGCGGATCGGTCGCGAGAAGCTCTCCGACAAGGGCACCAAGAGCGCGAAGAAGCGCGTGGACCCGCTGCGCCGCCAGACGGGTCTGCCGCGCGAGGCCGTCATCGAGCGGATGATCGGCTCCTTCCGGGACCGCTACGGCCTGTCCGAGGGTCACGTCACGGAGGAGGAGATGGCCCTGGCCAAGGAGCTGGCGGCGACGAAGTTCGGCACACAGGAGTGGACGGCCCGGGTGCCGTAG
- a CDS encoding amidase, producing the protein MTTAEYTGLAERARQLAEGAVTSTALVRSALDRIEATQPTLNAFRCTRPEAALAEAAEADRRLAAGERLPLLGVPLAVKDDTDVAGLPTRFGCAGDIPDAAEDGEAVRRLKAAGAVIVGKTNSCELGQWPFTEGHAFGATRNPWNTGRTPGGSSGGSAAAVAAGLVPAALGSDGAGSIRIPAAWTHLVGIKPQRGRVSVHPYDDCFQGLTVNGPLARTVRDAALLLDAVAGPHPGDRYRPTAVDASAATRREPGRLRIALALRPPFTATYNPLDPGIRGAVTDLAETLASLGHTVEEARPRYGLIGLSFLPRATAGIAEYADRHPQPALLDPRTRSATRTGHRLGGRALRAARAREAYQRRRIGALFDTYDVLLAPTTAAPPPRIGTFDAMPAWRTDLTIASACPYAWPWNVLGWPGVNVPAGFTPDGLPVGAQLLGPADSEPLLISLAAQLEDERKWFVHHPPGL; encoded by the coding sequence GTGACCACGGCCGAGTACACCGGACTGGCCGAACGGGCACGGCAGTTGGCCGAGGGAGCGGTCACCTCGACCGCCCTCGTCCGATCCGCGCTCGACCGGATCGAGGCCACGCAGCCCACCCTCAACGCCTTCCGCTGCACCCGGCCCGAGGCCGCCCTCGCCGAGGCGGCAGAGGCCGACCGCCGGCTCGCGGCGGGGGAGCGGCTGCCGCTCCTCGGCGTGCCTCTGGCCGTGAAGGACGACACCGACGTGGCCGGCCTGCCCACCCGCTTCGGCTGCGCCGGGGACATCCCCGACGCGGCCGAGGACGGCGAGGCCGTACGGAGACTGAAGGCCGCCGGGGCCGTGATCGTCGGCAAGACCAACTCCTGCGAGCTGGGGCAGTGGCCGTTCACCGAGGGCCACGCCTTCGGCGCCACCCGCAACCCCTGGAACACCGGCCGCACACCCGGCGGTTCCTCCGGCGGCTCCGCCGCGGCCGTCGCCGCCGGGCTCGTGCCCGCCGCGCTCGGCTCCGACGGGGCGGGGTCCATCCGGATCCCGGCCGCCTGGACGCATCTCGTCGGCATCAAGCCCCAGCGCGGCCGCGTCTCCGTCCATCCGTACGACGACTGCTTCCAGGGCCTGACCGTCAACGGCCCCCTCGCCCGGACCGTCCGGGACGCCGCGCTGCTCCTCGACGCGGTCGCCGGGCCGCACCCCGGCGACCGGTACCGGCCGACCGCCGTGGACGCCTCGGCCGCCACGCGCCGGGAGCCCGGGCGGCTGCGGATCGCGCTCGCCCTGCGGCCGCCCTTCACCGCCACGTACAACCCGCTCGACCCCGGCATACGGGGGGCCGTCACCGACCTCGCCGAGACCCTTGCCTCACTCGGTCACACGGTGGAGGAGGCTCGCCCGCGCTACGGCCTCATCGGGCTGAGCTTCCTGCCCCGCGCGACCGCAGGGATCGCCGAGTACGCCGACCGGCACCCCCAGCCCGCGCTGCTCGACCCGCGCACCCGCAGCGCCACCCGCACCGGCCACCGCCTCGGCGGCCGCGCCCTGCGCGCCGCGCGCGCCAGGGAGGCGTACCAGCGTCGCAGGATCGGCGCGCTCTTCGACACGTACGACGTCCTCCTTGCCCCGACGACGGCCGCGCCACCGCCCCGGATCGGCACCTTCGACGCGATGCCCGCCTGGCGCACGGACCTGACCATCGCCTCCGCCTGCCCCTACGCCTGGCCCTGGAACGTCCTCGGCTGGCCCGGCGTGAACGTCCCCGCCGGCTTCACACCCGACGGGCTCCCGGTCGGCGCGCAGCTCCTCGGTCCGGCGGACAGCGAACCGCTCCTGATCTCGCTCGCGGCCCAACTGGAGGACGAGCGGAAGTGGTTCGTCCACCACCCGCCCGGCCTCTAG
- a CDS encoding NCS1 family nucleobase:cation symporter-1, with protein MTATAPSDRPRISAHRVELAPGAVPADPRFVNDDLLPVPVERRRWTTYNFAALWVGMAHNIPSWLLASGLVALGMDWKQAVFTIALANVIVLLPMLLTGHAGPKYGIPFPVLARASFGLRGANLPALIRAGVACAWFGIQTWIGGQGIFILLDKVFGGWSEAARVGGQPWTLWLCFLLFWILELAIIYRGMEALRRFENWAAPFVIVGALVLLAWIAVKAGGFGPLLDQPSRLGWGADFWPVFFPSLMGMIAFWSTLSLNIPDFTRFGAGQRAQIWGQTLGLPTTMTLFALLSVFVTSGSQAVYGAPVWDPVALAAKTDNVFGLLFALVTVLVATISVNIAANVVSPAYDLANLAPKIVNFRTGALITGVVGVLIMPWKLTETPELYIFTWLGLVGGLLGTVAGILIADYWIVRRTVLDLAGLYRSDGPYWYRGGWNPAAVLAFAVGGVLAVGGSHSAPGKGPFPEDGLIPFLRPLADYGWAVGLAAALVLYTALMAGRRKAADNEVTLQ; from the coding sequence ATGACCGCCACCGCCCCCTCGGACAGACCCCGGATATCCGCCCACCGTGTCGAGCTCGCGCCGGGCGCGGTCCCGGCCGACCCCCGCTTCGTCAATGACGACCTGCTGCCCGTCCCCGTCGAACGGCGCCGCTGGACCACGTACAACTTCGCGGCGCTGTGGGTCGGCATGGCCCACAACATCCCCTCCTGGCTGCTCGCCTCCGGTCTCGTCGCCCTCGGCATGGACTGGAAGCAGGCGGTGTTCACCATCGCCCTGGCGAACGTCATCGTGCTGCTTCCGATGCTCCTCACCGGGCACGCGGGACCCAAGTACGGCATCCCCTTCCCGGTCCTCGCCCGCGCCTCGTTCGGGCTGCGCGGGGCCAATCTGCCCGCGCTGATCCGCGCCGGGGTCGCCTGCGCCTGGTTCGGCATCCAGACCTGGATCGGCGGGCAGGGCATCTTCATCCTGCTCGACAAGGTCTTCGGCGGCTGGTCCGAGGCCGCCCGGGTCGGCGGCCAGCCGTGGACGCTCTGGCTCTGCTTCCTGCTCTTCTGGATCCTCGAACTGGCCATCATCTACCGGGGGATGGAGGCCCTGCGCCGCTTCGAGAACTGGGCCGCTCCCTTCGTCATCGTCGGCGCGCTGGTCCTGCTGGCCTGGATCGCCGTCAAGGCGGGCGGGTTCGGCCCGCTGCTCGACCAGCCCTCGCGGCTGGGCTGGGGAGCGGACTTCTGGCCGGTGTTCTTCCCCTCCCTCATGGGGATGATCGCCTTCTGGTCGACGCTGTCCCTGAACATCCCGGACTTCACCCGCTTCGGCGCCGGCCAGCGGGCCCAGATCTGGGGCCAGACCCTCGGCCTGCCGACCACGATGACGCTCTTCGCGCTGCTCTCCGTCTTCGTCACCTCCGGCTCGCAGGCGGTGTACGGGGCGCCCGTCTGGGACCCGGTCGCCCTGGCCGCGAAGACCGACAACGTCTTCGGGCTGCTCTTCGCCCTCGTGACCGTGCTCGTCGCCACGATCTCGGTCAACATCGCGGCGAACGTGGTCTCACCCGCGTACGACCTCGCCAACCTCGCGCCGAAGATCGTCAACTTCCGTACCGGTGCGCTGATCACGGGTGTCGTGGGCGTCCTGATCATGCCGTGGAAGCTGACCGAGACCCCCGAGCTGTACATCTTCACCTGGCTCGGCCTGGTCGGCGGACTCCTCGGTACGGTGGCCGGCATCCTCATCGCCGACTACTGGATCGTCCGCCGGACCGTCCTCGACCTCGCCGGTCTCTACCGGTCGGACGGCCCCTACTGGTACCGGGGCGGCTGGAACCCGGCCGCCGTCCTCGCCTTCGCCGTCGGCGGCGTCCTGGCGGTCGGCGGCTCGCACTCGGCCCCCGGCAAGGGCCCCTTCCCCGAGGACGGGCTCATCCCGTTCCTCCGTCCGCTCGCCGACTACGGCTGGGCCGTCGGCCTCGCCGCCGCCCTGGTCCTCTACACGGCCCTCATGGCAGGGCGGCGGAAGGCGGCTGACAACGAGGTTACGCTCCAGTAG
- the helR gene encoding RNA polymerase recycling motor ATPase HelR codes for MHHLTTSAFDLPDRLAPKADPRLIADDEQHFAAIAESLEQAIAELSDRLDAVRKAPGGVGREAMERDMEIHRLSGRLRTLRRFGLDLCLGHVVGVDSPEPVYIGRLGLTDSAGRRLLIDWRSPAAEPFFAATHADPMGLTSRRRYRWTRGRISDYWDEVFTADALEGHAALDDQSAFIAGLGGNRSSRMRDVLATIQADQDAIIRAESRGALVVDGGPGTGKTVVALHRTAHLLYSDPRLGHRRGGVLFVGPHRPYLAYVEDVLPSLGEEGVQTCTLRDLVDEGATAGVETDPDVARLKSSADMVKAIEKAVRFYEEPPAEGMTVTTDWADIRLSADDWAEAFEAAGRGTAHNEAREQIWEELVTILMDKFDGDVSPEQFRASLMRDRELVRTLNGAWPLLEATDLVGDLWSVPAYLRMCAPWLDREDVRKLQRKEAPHAWTVSDLPLLDAARQRLGDPEASLRKRRRDAAVAAERERMAGVIDNVLAADDDGEGAVTMLRGKDLQDSLIDDSALPTTDRDLLAGPFAHIVVDEAQELTDAEWQMLLLRCPSRSLTIVGDRAQARHGFTESWEERLERVGLNRITMASLSVNYRTPEEVMTEAEPVIRAVLPDANVPTSIRSNGVPVVHGSVTELDSVLDTWLATHAEGIACVIGTGDTGEGTFRETSRVRSLTPELSKGLEFDLVVLIDPETFGEGVEGAVDRYVAMTRATQRLVVLTSA; via the coding sequence ATGCACCACCTGACCACCAGCGCGTTCGACCTTCCCGACCGCCTCGCCCCCAAGGCCGACCCGCGGCTGATCGCCGACGACGAGCAGCACTTCGCCGCCATCGCGGAGAGCCTCGAGCAGGCGATCGCCGAACTGTCCGACCGCCTCGACGCCGTGCGCAAGGCGCCCGGCGGGGTCGGCCGTGAGGCGATGGAGCGGGACATGGAGATCCACCGGCTCAGCGGTCGGCTGCGCACCTTGCGTCGCTTCGGCCTGGACCTGTGCCTCGGACACGTCGTCGGCGTGGACAGCCCCGAGCCCGTGTACATCGGACGGCTCGGCCTCACCGACAGCGCCGGTCGACGGCTGCTGATCGACTGGCGCTCGCCCGCCGCCGAGCCGTTCTTCGCGGCGACCCACGCCGACCCGATGGGTCTGACGAGCCGCCGCAGGTACCGCTGGACCCGCGGCCGGATCAGCGACTACTGGGACGAGGTGTTCACCGCCGACGCGCTCGAGGGGCATGCCGCGCTCGACGACCAGTCCGCGTTCATCGCCGGCCTGGGCGGCAACCGGTCGTCCCGGATGCGGGACGTGCTCGCCACCATCCAGGCCGACCAGGACGCCATCATCCGGGCGGAATCCCGTGGTGCGCTCGTCGTCGACGGCGGTCCTGGCACCGGCAAGACCGTCGTCGCCCTGCACCGCACCGCCCACCTCCTCTACTCCGACCCCCGTCTCGGTCACCGTCGGGGCGGCGTGCTGTTCGTCGGTCCGCACCGGCCCTACCTGGCGTACGTGGAAGACGTCCTGCCCAGCCTCGGCGAGGAGGGCGTGCAGACCTGCACCCTGCGGGACCTCGTCGACGAGGGCGCCACGGCGGGGGTCGAGACCGACCCGGACGTGGCCCGCCTGAAGTCGTCCGCGGACATGGTGAAGGCGATCGAGAAGGCCGTCAGGTTCTACGAGGAGCCGCCCGCCGAGGGGATGACGGTCACGACCGACTGGGCCGACATCCGGCTGAGCGCCGACGACTGGGCCGAGGCGTTCGAGGCGGCGGGACGAGGCACCGCGCACAACGAGGCGCGCGAACAGATCTGGGAGGAACTGGTCACGATCCTCATGGACAAGTTCGACGGCGACGTCTCGCCCGAGCAGTTCCGCGCGTCGCTCATGCGGGACAGGGAGCTGGTCAGGACCCTCAACGGGGCGTGGCCGCTGCTCGAAGCGACCGACCTCGTCGGCGACCTGTGGTCGGTCCCCGCCTACCTGCGGATGTGCGCGCCCTGGCTCGACCGCGAGGACGTGCGCAAGCTCCAGCGCAAGGAGGCCCCCCACGCCTGGACGGTGTCCGACCTGCCGCTCCTCGACGCGGCGCGGCAGCGGCTCGGAGACCCGGAGGCGTCCCTGCGCAAGCGCCGGCGCGACGCCGCTGTCGCCGCCGAACGCGAGCGCATGGCCGGCGTCATCGACAACGTGCTCGCCGCCGACGACGACGGTGAGGGCGCGGTCACGATGCTGCGCGGAAAGGACCTCCAGGACAGCCTGATCGACGACTCCGCACTGCCCACCACCGACCGGGACCTGCTCGCGGGCCCGTTCGCGCACATCGTCGTGGACGAGGCCCAGGAACTGACCGACGCGGAATGGCAGATGCTGCTGCTCCGCTGCCCGTCCCGGAGCCTCACCATCGTCGGGGACCGCGCCCAGGCCAGGCACGGGTTCACGGAGTCGTGGGAGGAGCGGCTCGAACGGGTCGGGCTGAACCGGATCACCATGGCCTCCCTGAGCGTCAACTACCGCACGCCGGAAGAGGTCATGACGGAAGCCGAGCCGGTCATCCGGGCCGTGCTCCCGGACGCCAACGTGCCGACCTCCATCCGCAGCAACGGCGTCCCCGTCGTCCACGGATCCGTCACGGAACTGGACTCGGTCCTCGACACCTGGCTCGCCACGCATGCCGAGGGGATCGCCTGCGTCATCGGCACCGGTGACACCGGCGAGGGCACGTTCCGGGAGACCTCCCGTGTCCGGTCGCTGACCCCGGAACTGTCGAAGGGGCTCGAATTCGACCTGGTCGTCCTCATCGACCCGGAGACGTTCGGCGAGGGCGTCGAAGGAGCGGTCGACCGCTATGTCGCGATGACCCGGGCGACCCAGCGGCTCGTCGTCCTCACGAGCGCCTGA